One window of Flavobacteriales bacterium genomic DNA carries:
- a CDS encoding DoxX family protein translates to MRILLFICRILVGATFIISGLIKANDPVGFSIKLEEYFAPSALGLPWLIPFSLALAMLACLAEVVLGFAVLVGGRMKLATWSLLILTVFFGWLTAYTATCDPQGKYEVVVNGITEMRDVTCVTDCGCFGDAMKGSLGRPMTPWESFSKDMALLVFVLPLFFFRKRIKFNTWGDDLALLPVSMVLLAFYCWVFAWWFPLLFAVGVLAGYMVIKRMLEGPRAEWAVAAWVAVAILAFMWHCYAHLPVKDYRPYAIGKSIIEQKEEAKPPVNLTYVSYRNKTTGEETEYLTSKPYPWDDPNFENVPNSTRVVEVEPGVASQVQDFILSDRDGEDVTDDVLMAEEPVLLVVAKTISDTRTGCQPAINKLAEAAEKAGWKVYGLTSSSYDESEEFRHANQNMFDFLTCDEVTLKTMIRSNPGVVVLQHGTVRGKWHCNDIPSFAKAGKALR, encoded by the coding sequence ATGCGCATCCTTCTATTTATCTGCCGCATCCTGGTCGGCGCCACGTTCATCATCAGCGGCCTCATTAAGGCCAATGACCCGGTCGGGTTCAGCATCAAGCTGGAGGAATACTTCGCACCCAGCGCCCTAGGGCTTCCCTGGCTTATTCCCTTCTCGCTCGCGTTGGCCATGCTGGCCTGTTTGGCCGAAGTGGTGCTTGGTTTTGCCGTGCTGGTCGGCGGACGGATGAAGCTGGCCACGTGGTCCCTGCTGATCCTGACGGTCTTCTTCGGTTGGCTTACGGCATACACCGCCACCTGCGATCCACAGGGGAAATATGAGGTCGTCGTGAACGGGATCACGGAGATGCGCGATGTGACCTGCGTTACGGATTGTGGTTGCTTCGGTGATGCGATGAAGGGTTCGCTGGGCCGGCCCATGACACCGTGGGAGAGCTTTTCCAAGGATATGGCACTACTGGTTTTCGTGCTTCCGCTGTTCTTCTTCCGCAAGCGGATCAAGTTCAACACGTGGGGGGATGACTTGGCCCTGCTTCCGGTGTCCATGGTGCTGCTGGCCTTTTATTGCTGGGTGTTCGCCTGGTGGTTCCCATTGCTTTTCGCGGTCGGCGTATTGGCCGGGTACATGGTCATCAAGCGCATGCTGGAAGGCCCCCGGGCGGAATGGGCGGTGGCGGCTTGGGTCGCGGTGGCCATACTGGCCTTCATGTGGCATTGCTATGCCCATCTGCCGGTCAAGGATTATCGCCCCTATGCCATCGGCAAAAGCATCATCGAGCAGAAGGAGGAAGCCAAACCACCTGTCAATCTCACCTATGTGAGCTATCGGAACAAGACCACCGGCGAGGAGACGGAATACCTCACTTCGAAGCCCTATCCGTGGGATGATCCGAACTTTGAGAATGTGCCGAACAGCACCCGTGTGGTGGAGGTGGAGCCGGGGGTCGCTTCACAGGTACAGGACTTCATTCTCTCGGACCGGGACGGGGAGGATGTGACCGATGATGTGCTGATGGCAGAGGAGCCCGTGCTGCTCGTGGTCGCGAAGACCATCAGCGACACCCGCACTGGCTGCCAGCCGGCCATCAACAAATTGGCGGAGGCAGCGGAAAAAGCCGGGTGGAAGGTGTACGGGTTGACCAGCAGCTCTTACGATGAATCCGAGGAATTCCGCCATGCCAACCAAAATATGTTCGATTTCCTCACCTGTGATGAGGTGACATTGAAAACGATGATCAGGAGCAATCCCGGAGTAGTTGTGCTTCAGCACGGAACGGTTCGCGGCAAGTGGCATTGCAACGACATCCCCTCCTTCGCGAAAGCCGGAAAAGCACTCCGGTGA
- a CDS encoding triose-phosphate isomerase → MSARTIVAGNWKMHTDVADSANLLDAVAAWCAAHPGSVEVIVAPPFPFLATAIARASKTGGAIVIAAQNCHQEEQGAFTGEVSVPMLKSLGVGACIVGHSERREFFGETDVLIGRKVVALLKHGLQPIYCCGERREDREEGRYLDVISTQLHSALGSLPPKDLAKIIVAYEPVWAIGTGLTASPEQAQEIHAFIRAELRGFIGDAADDVPILYGGSCNPGNAAGLFAGNDVNGGLIGGAALVAEKFTELVRIAQEVKSTV, encoded by the coding sequence ATGAGCGCGAGGACCATAGTGGCGGGGAATTGGAAAATGCACACGGACGTCGCAGATTCTGCCAACCTGTTGGATGCCGTAGCGGCTTGGTGCGCCGCACATCCGGGTTCCGTGGAAGTCATCGTGGCACCGCCGTTCCCATTCCTCGCCACGGCCATAGCGCGGGCCTCCAAAACCGGTGGAGCCATCGTCATCGCTGCGCAGAATTGCCATCAGGAAGAGCAAGGTGCGTTCACCGGAGAGGTGAGCGTACCCATGTTGAAGTCCCTCGGCGTGGGGGCCTGCATCGTGGGGCATAGTGAACGGCGCGAGTTCTTCGGGGAGACGGATGTCCTCATAGGGCGAAAGGTCGTCGCGCTTTTGAAGCACGGTCTTCAACCGATATACTGCTGCGGGGAGCGGAGGGAAGACCGCGAAGAAGGTCGCTATCTTGACGTGATCTCCACCCAGCTGCACAGTGCCCTTGGCTCGCTTCCGCCCAAGGATCTCGCGAAGATCATCGTAGCTTATGAGCCGGTCTGGGCGATCGGTACGGGACTGACAGCCTCACCTGAACAGGCTCAGGAGATACATGCCTTCATCCGTGCCGAATTGCGCGGGTTCATCGGTGATGCGGCGGATGACGTTCCCATACTTTACGGTGGTTCATGCAACCCGGGCAACGCTGCGGGTCTTTTCGCCGGCAACGACGTCAATGGTGGATTGATCGGTGGGGCCGCACTTGTTGCGGAGAAGTTCACGGAACTGGTGCGTATCGCACAGGAGGTGAAGAGCACGGTCTGA